A single window of Corallincola holothuriorum DNA harbors:
- a CDS encoding NADH:ubiquinone reductase (Na(+)-transporting) subunit B, whose product MGLKSFFESIEPSFEKGGKYEKYYALFEAAYTIFYTPGLVTKKNTHVRDNIDLKRMMITVYLALWPALFYGMFNIGDQASAALAAGYALPDSWQVGIFHMLGGDLGAAAGWGSKMLYGACYFLPIYAVAFGVGGFWEVLFASIRKHEINEGFFVTSILFALIVPPSLPLWQAALGITFGVVIAKEVFGGTGRNFLNPALAGRAFLFFAYPAQISGDAVWTAVDGFSGATALSQWAAGGQEALQHVTTGEALTWLDAFFGNLQGSIGEVSTAMLLIGGAIIIYARIASWRIVGGVMIGMVATAYLFNFIGSESNPLFNMPWYWHLVVGGFAIGMLFMATDPVSASFTNQGRWAYGILIGVMVVMIRVVNPAFPEGMMLAILFANLFAPLFDHFVVQANIKRRLARNV is encoded by the coding sequence ATGGGCCTTAAGAGTTTCTTCGAAAGTATCGAACCGTCGTTTGAGAAAGGCGGCAAGTATGAGAAGTATTACGCCCTGTTTGAAGCGGCGTATACCATCTTTTATACACCAGGTCTGGTGACCAAAAAGAACACCCATGTTCGTGACAATATTGATTTGAAGCGAATGATGATCACGGTTTACTTGGCACTTTGGCCAGCGCTGTTTTACGGCATGTTTAATATTGGCGACCAAGCCTCTGCGGCACTGGCTGCCGGTTACGCGTTGCCTGACTCTTGGCAAGTGGGCATTTTCCACATGTTGGGTGGCGATTTAGGCGCTGCTGCAGGTTGGGGCAGCAAGATGCTGTATGGCGCTTGTTATTTCCTACCTATTTATGCTGTCGCTTTTGGTGTTGGTGGCTTCTGGGAAGTTTTGTTTGCCAGTATCCGTAAACACGAAATTAACGAAGGGTTCTTCGTTACTTCTATCTTATTTGCGTTGATCGTTCCGCCTAGCTTGCCACTCTGGCAGGCAGCCTTAGGTATCACCTTTGGTGTGGTGATTGCGAAAGAGGTGTTTGGTGGTACCGGTCGCAACTTCCTCAACCCAGCGTTAGCTGGTCGAGCGTTTTTATTCTTTGCTTATCCGGCGCAGATATCTGGCGATGCGGTTTGGACCGCTGTTGATGGTTTTTCTGGTGCAACCGCCCTTAGCCAGTGGGCTGCTGGTGGTCAGGAAGCGTTGCAACATGTAACCACGGGAGAAGCGTTGACCTGGTTGGATGCTTTCTTCGGTAACCTTCAGGGCTCTATTGGTGAAGTATCAACAGCCATGCTACTGATTGGTGGCGCCATTATCATCTATGCTCGCATTGCTTCTTGGCGCATTGTCGGCGGTGTCATGATAGGCATGGTCGCAACGGCTTACCTGTTCAATTTCATCGGCAGTGAAAGCAACCCTTTATTTAACATGCCTTGGTACTGGCACTTGGTTGTTGGCGGATTTGCTATCGGTATGCTGTTTATGGCGACCGATCCTGTATCGGCTTCATTCACTAATCAGGGGCGCTGGGCATACGGCATCTTGATTGGTGTGATGGTGGTGATGATCCGCGTGGTCAATCCTGCTTTCCCTGAAGGTATGATGCTGGCGATTTTGTTCGCTAACCTGTTCGCTCCTTTGTTCGACCACTTTGTGGTGCAGGCAAATATCAAACGGAGGCTTGCGCGTAATGTCTAA
- a CDS encoding FAD:protein FMN transferase, whose translation MPIQSLTKWLALFGLAFFISACGPSHTPPEAVRLAGSTMGTFYHITLVVDNPLQDTAALQKQIDQRLELVNDQMSTYRQDSELSRFNQYRGLQPFTVSAATSEVVKEALRLGEQTKGALDVTIGPLVNLWGFGPQARPEETPTAAEIAEAKARMGYQQLTVTAALSLQKSAVDLYVDLSAIAKGYGVDSVADLLDSLGYRNYLVEVGGELRTRGHNLQGNKWRIAVEKPDTQSRMVQRIIEPGDNAVATSGDYRNYFEDGGIRYSHTIDPETGHPINHRLVSATVIASSCMTADGLATALMVMGPEKGRLFAEQHQLPVLMIVKTDDGFVEYTSPNFEQYLASQGS comes from the coding sequence ATGCCTATTCAATCACTAACAAAATGGCTGGCCCTGTTTGGGCTGGCCTTTTTTATCTCAGCTTGCGGTCCAAGTCATACGCCACCTGAAGCGGTGCGTTTGGCTGGCAGTACCATGGGCACCTTTTACCACATCACTTTGGTCGTGGATAACCCGCTCCAGGATACCGCTGCGTTACAGAAGCAGATCGATCAGCGCCTTGAGTTAGTTAACGATCAGATGTCGACCTATCGGCAAGACTCTGAGCTGAGTCGATTCAATCAGTACCGGGGACTCCAGCCATTCACTGTATCTGCAGCCACAAGCGAGGTGGTGAAGGAAGCATTGCGCCTTGGTGAACAGACCAAGGGAGCGCTAGACGTCACCATTGGTCCGTTGGTCAATCTGTGGGGGTTTGGCCCCCAGGCCAGACCCGAAGAGACGCCAACTGCTGCTGAAATCGCAGAGGCGAAAGCGCGAATGGGTTATCAGCAGTTAACCGTGACCGCAGCACTCTCACTGCAAAAATCGGCAGTGGATCTCTATGTTGATCTATCCGCTATCGCTAAAGGCTATGGTGTGGATAGCGTTGCTGACCTGCTTGATAGCTTGGGTTATAGAAACTACTTGGTTGAGGTGGGTGGCGAGTTACGTACCCGTGGCCATAATCTGCAAGGTAACAAGTGGCGTATTGCCGTTGAAAAGCCTGATACCCAGTCACGTATGGTACAACGTATCATCGAGCCGGGTGATAATGCGGTTGCTACGTCTGGTGACTATCGAAACTATTTTGAAGACGGTGGTATCCGTTATTCTCATACCATCGATCCCGAAACTGGCCACCCGATTAATCATCGTTTGGTCTCGGCGACAGTGATCGCTTCAAGTTGTATGACCGCAGATGGGTTGGCTACGGCTTTGATGGTGATGGGGCCAGAAAAAGGTCGTTTGTTTGCCGAGCAGCATCAGTTACCCGTATTGATGATCGTAAAGACGGATGATGGCTTTGTGGAGTACACTAGCCCAAATTTTGAGCAGTACTTGGCGTCCCAAGGATCTTAG
- a CDS encoding NCS2 family permease: protein MLEKLFQLKAHKTSVKTEVVAGITTFLTMAYIVFVNPNILELAGMDKGAVFVATCLAAAIGCFIMGLLANYPIAQAPGMGLNAFFTFTVVMGMGKSWEVALGAVFLSGVLFVLLSLFKIREWIINSIPQVLRVGIGAGIGLFLGLIALKNAGIIVDHGATLVTLGDVKTPGVILATLGFFLIVALEYRKVKGGVMIAILAITAISFLFDDKQVYHGLVSMPPSIAPTFAQLDIAGAFDVAMISVIFAFLFVDLFDTAGTLTAVAQRGNLTDEKGNLPRLSKALLADSSATVAGAVLGTSSTTSYIESGAGVEEGGRTGLTAVVVGILFLLALFFAPLAGMVPAYATAAALFYVSVLMLSGLANVKWDDLTESAPAAVVAVLMPLTFSIANGIALGFISYAVIKVLSGRHKEVNVAIWVLAILSVIKLAFVPH from the coding sequence ATGCTGGAGAAGTTGTTCCAACTTAAGGCCCACAAGACCAGTGTGAAAACTGAGGTGGTTGCCGGAATTACGACGTTCCTGACAATGGCATACATTGTTTTTGTGAACCCTAATATTTTGGAACTGGCTGGCATGGACAAGGGAGCGGTGTTTGTTGCTACCTGTCTCGCCGCTGCCATTGGTTGTTTCATCATGGGCTTGTTGGCTAATTATCCTATCGCACAGGCGCCTGGCATGGGGTTGAATGCCTTTTTCACGTTTACCGTTGTGATGGGTATGGGTAAAAGCTGGGAAGTCGCATTGGGTGCGGTATTCCTGTCTGGTGTTCTTTTTGTCCTGCTTAGCTTATTTAAGATACGCGAGTGGATAATCAACTCCATTCCGCAGGTGTTAAGGGTCGGCATTGGTGCCGGTATTGGTTTGTTTCTGGGCCTTATCGCACTCAAAAACGCGGGGATTATTGTTGATCACGGTGCCACGTTAGTAACCCTTGGTGACGTCAAAACACCTGGAGTGATCCTTGCTACGCTTGGCTTCTTCCTCATCGTTGCCCTAGAGTATCGTAAGGTAAAAGGCGGTGTCATGATCGCGATCCTTGCTATCACTGCGATCTCATTCCTGTTTGATGACAAGCAGGTTTATCATGGTCTTGTTTCTATGCCGCCTTCTATTGCGCCGACGTTTGCTCAGCTCGATATAGCGGGGGCGTTTGATGTTGCTATGATCAGTGTGATTTTCGCCTTTTTGTTTGTTGATCTATTTGATACCGCTGGCACCCTCACAGCCGTTGCTCAGCGCGGTAACTTAACTGATGAGAAAGGCAACCTTCCGCGTTTAAGTAAAGCGCTGCTGGCCGACTCCTCAGCGACAGTTGCCGGTGCTGTTCTGGGTACTTCAAGTACGACAAGCTATATTGAAAGTGGTGCGGGTGTAGAAGAGGGTGGTCGGACAGGACTGACAGCCGTAGTGGTTGGTATCTTGTTTTTGCTGGCGCTGTTTTTCGCACCGTTGGCTGGCATGGTGCCCGCGTACGCGACCGCCGCTGCACTATTTTACGTTTCAGTACTGATGCTTTCTGGCTTAGCTAATGTGAAGTGGGATGACCTGACTGAGTCAGCGCCTGCTGCAGTGGTAGCCGTGTTGATGCCTCTTACTTTTTCTATTGCGAATGGTATTGCCTTGGGCTTTATCAGCTACGCAGTTATTAAGGTACTTAGTGGCCGTCATAAAGAGGTCAATGTTGCTATCTGGGTATTGGCTATTTTGTCAGTGATTAAGCTGGCTTTCGTCCCTCACTAA
- the nqrE gene encoding NADH:ubiquinone reductase (Na(+)-transporting) subunit E yields the protein MEHYISLMVRAVFVENMALAFFLGMCTFLAVSKKVKTSLGLGVAVIVVLTIAVPVNNLIYNFVLAEGALAWAGLPEADLSFLGFITYIGVIAALVQILEMLLDKYFPPLYNALGIFLPLITVNCAIFGGVMFMVERDYNFTESVVYGFGSGVGWALAITALAGIREKMKYSDVPDGLRGLGITFITVGLMALGFMSFSGVQL from the coding sequence ATGGAACATTATATTAGTTTAATGGTTCGTGCCGTATTCGTTGAAAATATGGCACTCGCATTCTTCTTGGGAATGTGTACTTTCCTCGCCGTCTCGAAAAAGGTGAAAACTTCATTGGGCCTTGGCGTGGCAGTGATTGTGGTGCTGACCATCGCAGTTCCTGTAAATAATCTGATTTATAACTTTGTGTTGGCTGAAGGGGCGCTCGCATGGGCTGGTCTACCTGAAGCAGACTTGAGCTTTTTGGGTTTTATCACCTATATCGGTGTGATTGCAGCCCTGGTTCAGATCTTGGAGATGTTGCTGGATAAATACTTCCCGCCACTCTACAACGCACTAGGGATCTTCCTGCCGTTGATTACTGTGAACTGTGCCATTTTTGGTGGCGTGATGTTCATGGTAGAGCGCGATTACAACTTCACTGAATCTGTGGTTTACGGCTTCGGTAGTGGTGTAGGTTGGGCGCTGGCTATTACTGCGCTTGCTGGCATTCGTGAAAAAATGAAGTATTCGGACGTACCCGATGGGTTACGTGGGTTGGGGATCACCTTTATCACTGTTGGCTTGATGGCGTTGGGCTTTATGTCCTTCTCTGGTGTTCAACTCTAA
- a CDS encoding NADH:ubiquinone reductase (Na(+)-transporting) subunit D translates to MANVKEMKQVLFGPVFANNPIALQVLGVCSALAVTSKLETALIMSLALTAVTAFSNLFVSVIRNHIPSSVRIIVQMTIIASLVIVVDQILKAYAYDVAKQLSVFVGLIITNCIVMGRAEAYAMKSPPLMSFLDGIGNGLGYSFILIAVGGVRELLGSGSLLGFEIMPLINNGGWYQANGLLLLPPSAFFIIGLIIWAIRVFKPEQVEAKD, encoded by the coding sequence ATGGCTAACGTTAAAGAGATGAAGCAGGTTCTGTTTGGTCCTGTCTTTGCTAATAACCCGATTGCATTGCAAGTATTGGGTGTTTGCTCCGCCTTAGCGGTGACCAGTAAGCTGGAAACTGCGCTTATTATGTCTCTGGCATTGACTGCGGTAACTGCATTCTCCAACTTGTTTGTATCCGTTATTCGGAATCACATTCCATCAAGTGTGCGGATCATCGTACAGATGACCATCATTGCTTCACTGGTGATTGTTGTTGACCAAATTCTCAAGGCATATGCTTATGATGTGGCGAAACAGTTATCGGTGTTTGTTGGTTTGATCATCACCAACTGTATTGTGATGGGACGTGCTGAAGCCTACGCCATGAAGAGTCCGCCATTGATGAGCTTCCTTGATGGTATCGGTAATGGTTTGGGGTACTCCTTCATTTTGATTGCCGTTGGTGGGGTCCGTGAATTGCTGGGCTCCGGTAGCTTGTTGGGCTTTGAGATCATGCCGTTAATCAACAATGGTGGCTGGTATCAGGCGAACGGTTTATTACTGTTGCCACCTTCCGCGTTCTTCATTATCGGTTTGATCATCTGGGCTATCCGGGTATTCAAACCTGAACAGGTCGAAGCGAAGGACTGA
- the gpt gene encoding xanthine phosphoribosyltransferase: MSFKTNKEFFVSWEEFHRATRELALRQLPADQWKGIIAVTRGGLVPAGILARELNIRYIDTVCISSYDHDSQRELKVLKGAETSDGEGFLVVDDLVDTGETAKAIREMFPKAKFVTVYAKPQGSPLVDEYVADVEQDTWIQFPWDMQLNYIAPIAESEA; encoded by the coding sequence ATGAGTTTTAAAACCAACAAAGAATTTTTTGTCTCATGGGAAGAGTTTCATCGTGCCACCAGAGAATTGGCGTTGCGTCAGCTGCCTGCTGACCAATGGAAAGGCATTATCGCAGTGACGCGTGGTGGCCTGGTTCCTGCGGGGATTTTGGCGCGAGAGTTGAATATTCGCTATATCGACACCGTTTGTATCTCCAGTTATGACCATGACTCGCAGCGTGAACTAAAAGTGCTGAAGGGTGCAGAGACCTCTGACGGTGAAGGTTTCTTAGTGGTTGATGATTTGGTTGATACTGGCGAAACCGCGAAAGCGATCCGCGAAATGTTCCCTAAAGCCAAATTTGTGACTGTATATGCTAAGCCTCAGGGCAGCCCTTTAGTGGATGAGTATGTTGCCGATGTGGAGCAAGATACTTGGATCCAGTTCCCTTGGGATATGCAGCTAAATTACATTGCACCAATTGCGGAATCGGAAGCGTAG
- a CDS encoding aminoacyl-histidine dipeptidase — protein sequence MKQLETSNAGPVWHFFSQICAIPHPSKHEQQLSLWIQHWAREKGLAVDEDATGNLKISKPATAGMENRAGVVMQAHLDMVPQKNSDSTHDFVTDPIRPYIDGEWVTADGTTLGADNGIGMASALAILDSDDVPHGPLEVLLTIDEEAGMTGAFNLQPGWFNGKILINTDSEQNGEVYMGCAGGVDANFNLPIEREVASGQMAAMKFELRGLKGGHSGCDIHLGRGTANQLMAQLLRHIGQQHTLQVSNFSGGSLRNAIAREADCELWVFATEQDEIQVKAEAFFSQHQQLLSVKEPTMSLAVSRVSSDTVPLSQTSSQQLINLLCALPHGVVRMSDSIEGVVETSTNLGVVRTEADTVSVQCLIRSLNDTGRQQIAEQHAAIAELSGASVSFDGAYPGWEPDTNSIAMTTVRETYQALFGKLPNIMVIHAGLECGLFKAAYPDWDMVSIGPTIRFPHSPDEKVEIASVDDYWTLLKGVLAAIPAA from the coding sequence GTGAAACAATTAGAAACCAGCAATGCCGGGCCTGTTTGGCATTTTTTCTCACAGATTTGCGCTATTCCCCACCCATCAAAACATGAACAACAATTGTCACTCTGGATCCAGCATTGGGCAAGAGAGAAAGGCTTGGCAGTAGATGAAGATGCCACAGGCAACTTAAAGATATCTAAACCCGCCACAGCAGGCATGGAAAATCGAGCAGGCGTGGTGATGCAGGCTCACCTGGATATGGTGCCACAAAAAAATAGTGACAGTACCCATGACTTTGTCACGGATCCGATCCGCCCTTACATTGATGGCGAATGGGTCACTGCCGATGGCACCACGTTAGGTGCGGACAATGGCATAGGTATGGCTTCTGCCCTGGCCATACTGGACAGTGACGATGTTCCCCATGGCCCACTCGAAGTGCTGCTAACGATTGATGAAGAAGCCGGCATGACGGGCGCCTTTAACCTGCAACCAGGCTGGTTTAACGGCAAAATCCTGATCAACACCGATTCAGAGCAAAACGGTGAAGTCTATATGGGCTGCGCTGGCGGTGTTGATGCCAACTTCAATTTACCGATAGAGCGGGAAGTTGCATCAGGCCAGATGGCAGCAATGAAGTTTGAGCTGCGAGGGCTCAAAGGCGGCCACTCAGGTTGTGATATCCACCTTGGTCGCGGTACAGCAAACCAACTAATGGCACAACTGCTTCGACATATAGGCCAACAGCACACGCTGCAGGTGAGCAACTTTAGCGGTGGTAGCCTGCGCAACGCCATCGCCCGTGAAGCAGATTGTGAACTGTGGGTGTTCGCTACAGAGCAGGATGAGATACAAGTTAAAGCAGAGGCTTTTTTCAGTCAGCATCAACAGCTGTTATCAGTAAAAGAGCCGACCATGAGCCTCGCCGTCAGCCGGGTGAGCAGCGACACTGTGCCACTGTCTCAGACCAGTAGCCAACAACTGATAAATTTACTTTGCGCGCTGCCCCATGGCGTGGTTCGTATGAGTGATAGCATTGAAGGCGTGGTAGAAACCTCAACCAACCTAGGCGTTGTTCGGACAGAGGCAGATACGGTCTCTGTGCAATGCCTAATACGTTCGCTTAACGATACTGGCCGCCAGCAAATTGCTGAGCAACACGCAGCAATCGCCGAACTCAGCGGTGCCAGCGTTAGTTTTGATGGTGCTTACCCTGGATGGGAGCCGGATACCAACTCTATTGCCATGACCACGGTACGTGAAACCTACCAAGCGCTATTTGGCAAACTGCCAAACATTATGGTGATCCACGCAGGTCTCGAATGCGGCCTGTTTAAAGCGGCTTACCCTGATTGGGATATGGTATCCATTGGACCAACTATTCGCTTCCCTCACTCGCCAGATGAGAAAGTAGAAATAGCCAGTGTTGATGACTATTGGACACTGCTCAAAGGTGTACTCGCAGCGATCCCTGCGGCCTAA
- the nqrM gene encoding (Na+)-NQR maturation NqrM: MTVFLLTFGLLLTVVAAMAIGYLLQRKKIAGSCGGIAALGMDKVCDCPEPCEKRRKREAKEERRREMLEKHRII, translated from the coding sequence ATGACTGTGTTTTTACTTACCTTTGGCTTGTTATTAACCGTTGTTGCAGCAATGGCCATTGGTTACCTATTGCAACGTAAGAAGATCGCTGGCAGTTGTGGTGGTATCGCAGCTTTGGGGATGGATAAAGTCTGTGATTGCCCTGAGCCCTGTGAGAAGCGCAGGAAGCGGGAAGCGAAAGAGGAACGACGTCGCGAAATGCTCGAGAAGCACCGGATTATCTAA
- the dinB gene encoding DNA polymerase IV — MAKSTLQRKIIHIDMDCFYAAVEMRDNPQWRDKPIAVGGQSDRRGVIATCNYSARRFGVRSAMATATALRQCPNLILVKPRFDAYKSVSRHIQSIFQRYTNLIEPLSLDEAYLDVTHCQAHHGSATLIAEAIRTEIVNETGLTASAGVAPNKFIAKIASDENKPNGICIVPPDGVEAFVAALPLRKIPGVGPVTEQRLADMGLRTTADCREKSVDEIVQLVGRFGEALWQRSFGIDNRPVDGTHVRRSVGVETTLSKDISTFQQCQEVAANLLPELLQRLDKHDPKRQIHKQGVKLKFDDFQQTTVEQTTSQVRQSLYLDLLKKAYARAEGRGIRLVGLNIGLPEVKEGAKQLQFEW; from the coding sequence ATGGCGAAGTCAACACTGCAAAGAAAGATCATTCATATCGATATGGATTGTTTTTATGCCGCCGTTGAGATGCGAGATAATCCGCAATGGCGAGATAAGCCGATAGCGGTTGGTGGTCAATCTGATCGCCGAGGGGTGATCGCCACTTGTAACTATAGCGCCCGTCGCTTTGGTGTGCGCTCTGCGATGGCCACGGCGACGGCATTACGTCAGTGTCCTAATCTGATTCTGGTAAAGCCTCGTTTTGATGCCTATAAGTCGGTTTCCCGGCATATCCAGAGTATCTTTCAACGTTATACCAACCTTATCGAGCCTTTATCTCTGGATGAGGCTTATTTAGATGTGACTCATTGCCAAGCACACCATGGCAGTGCGACGCTGATTGCTGAAGCTATCCGCACTGAGATCGTCAATGAAACGGGGTTAACAGCCTCGGCCGGAGTTGCTCCTAATAAATTTATTGCCAAAATAGCCAGCGACGAGAACAAGCCCAATGGCATCTGTATTGTTCCACCTGATGGGGTGGAGGCGTTTGTTGCAGCGTTGCCGTTGCGCAAGATCCCTGGAGTCGGGCCGGTAACCGAGCAACGGTTGGCAGATATGGGGTTGAGAACCACGGCGGATTGTCGAGAAAAAAGCGTGGATGAAATAGTGCAGCTAGTCGGTCGATTTGGCGAAGCTTTATGGCAAAGAAGCTTTGGTATAGATAACCGTCCGGTGGATGGAACTCATGTGCGTCGCTCAGTCGGTGTCGAAACAACATTGAGTAAAGATATATCTACTTTTCAACAGTGTCAGGAGGTTGCAGCTAATCTGCTACCTGAACTGCTACAACGCTTAGATAAACATGATCCCAAACGCCAGATCCATAAACAGGGTGTGAAGCTAAAGTTTGATGACTTTCAACAAACCACGGTTGAACAAACCACGTCGCAAGTGAGACAGAGCTTGTATCTTGATCTACTGAAGAAGGCTTATGCACGGGCTGAAGGCAGAGGGATCCGTTTAGTGGGGCTCAATATTGGTTTACCGGAAGTGAAAGAAGGTGCCAAACAGTTACAGTTTGAGTGGTGA
- a CDS encoding Na(+)-translocating NADH-quinone reductase subunit C has translation MSKGNDSIGKTLFVVIALCLVCSLVVSTAAVGLKPKQEENRALDKQRNILRAAGLLTPGANVGEVFARSIEARVINLDTGEYLSDIDGNSFDQRKAAKDPTASIKLTAEDDLASIRRRANDASVYLAKNEQGEVTSVILPVHGYGLWSTMYAFVAIAPDANTIESLVYYDHGETPGLGGEIENPAWAGQWQGKKLFDDQWQPAIKIVKGGAAPGSEYQVDGLSGATLTSNGVQHTFDFWLGQKGFGPYLAKLRQGGLNNG, from the coding sequence ATGTCTAAAGGTAACGATTCCATTGGCAAAACGTTGTTTGTCGTTATTGCTTTGTGTTTGGTCTGTAGTTTGGTGGTGTCGACTGCTGCGGTAGGTTTAAAGCCTAAGCAGGAAGAGAATCGAGCACTGGACAAACAGCGCAATATTTTACGTGCTGCGGGCTTGTTGACTCCAGGTGCAAATGTCGGCGAGGTATTTGCTCGCTCCATCGAAGCTCGTGTCATCAACCTCGATACCGGTGAGTATCTGTCTGATATCGATGGCAACAGCTTTGATCAACGTAAAGCAGCTAAAGATCCTACTGCTAGCATCAAGCTGACAGCTGAGGATGACCTTGCGTCGATCCGGCGTCGTGCCAATGATGCCAGTGTTTACTTAGCCAAGAATGAACAAGGTGAAGTAACGTCGGTGATATTACCTGTTCATGGTTATGGCTTATGGTCGACTATGTATGCGTTTGTCGCTATCGCCCCTGACGCTAATACCATTGAATCTCTGGTTTATTACGATCATGGTGAAACTCCAGGCTTGGGTGGCGAAATTGAGAACCCTGCTTGGGCTGGTCAATGGCAAGGTAAAAAGTTGTTTGACGACCAATGGCAACCGGCGATCAAGATCGTTAAAGGCGGCGCTGCCCCAGGTAGCGAATATCAGGTAGACGGTCTGTCTGGTGCAACCTTAACCAGCAACGGCGTCCAGCACACATTTGATTTTTGGTTGGGTCAAAAAGGCTTCGGTCCTTATCTGGCCAAGCTTCGTCAAGGAGGCCTGAACAATGGCTAA
- the nqrF gene encoding NADH:ubiquinone reductase (Na(+)-transporting) subunit F → MEIVLGVSMFTLIVLALVFVILFAKSKLVSSGDVVISINDDPDKSITAAAGGKLLNVLADSGIFISSACGGGGSCGQCRVDIHDGGGDILPTELDHITKREAKHGCRLACQVNVKQDMKIELEEEVFGIKKWECEVISNDNKATFIKELKLKIPDGESVPFRAGGYIQIEAPAHHVKYKDFEVDEEYRGDWERFGFFNLESKVDEETIRAYSMANYPEEFGIIMLNVRIATPPPNNPSAPCGKMSSFIFNLKAGDKVTISGPFGEFFAKETENEMVFVGGGAGMAPMRSHIFDQLRRLDSKRKMSFWYGARSKREMFYVEDFDMLQKEHPNFQWHVALSDPQPEDNWDGYTGFIHNVLFENYLRDHEAPEDCEYYMCGPPVMNAAVINMLKDLGVEDENILLDDFGG, encoded by the coding sequence ATGGAAATTGTTCTTGGCGTAAGTATGTTCACGCTAATCGTCTTGGCGCTGGTGTTTGTGATCCTGTTTGCCAAGTCGAAACTGGTTAGTTCTGGGGATGTGGTCATCTCCATTAATGACGACCCAGATAAAAGTATTACCGCTGCCGCTGGCGGCAAGTTGCTCAATGTGCTGGCTGATTCCGGCATCTTCATCTCATCTGCTTGTGGTGGTGGTGGCTCATGTGGTCAGTGCCGAGTGGATATTCATGATGGTGGTGGAGATATCTTGCCAACAGAGCTTGACCATATCACTAAGCGGGAAGCCAAACATGGTTGTCGTTTGGCTTGTCAGGTCAATGTGAAGCAGGACATGAAGATTGAGCTGGAAGAGGAAGTTTTCGGTATTAAGAAGTGGGAGTGCGAGGTTATCTCTAATGATAACAAAGCGACTTTCATTAAAGAGCTGAAGCTAAAAATTCCTGATGGTGAAAGCGTACCTTTCCGTGCCGGTGGTTATATTCAGATCGAAGCCCCTGCACACCACGTGAAGTACAAAGACTTCGAAGTGGATGAAGAGTATCGTGGTGACTGGGAGCGTTTTGGCTTCTTCAACCTCGAATCTAAGGTTGATGAAGAGACCATCCGCGCCTATTCAATGGCGAACTATCCGGAAGAGTTTGGCATCATTATGCTAAACGTGCGTATTGCTACGCCACCGCCAAATAACCCAAGTGCGCCGTGCGGTAAGATGTCATCATTCATCTTTAACTTGAAAGCGGGTGATAAGGTCACTATTTCAGGTCCATTTGGTGAGTTCTTCGCTAAAGAGACTGAGAACGAAATGGTATTTGTTGGTGGTGGTGCGGGTATGGCACCTATGCGCAGCCATATCTTCGATCAGCTACGTCGCCTTGATTCAAAGCGCAAGATGAGCTTCTGGTATGGTGCTCGCTCTAAGCGCGAAATGTTCTATGTGGAAGATTTCGATATGCTGCAGAAAGAGCATCCGAATTTCCAGTGGCATGTCGCTCTGTCAGATCCGCAGCCTGAAGATAATTGGGATGGGTATACAGGTTTTATTCATAACGTATTGTTTGAAAATTACCTGCGAGACCATGAAGCCCCTGAAGATTGTGAGTATTACATGTGTGGTCCTCCAGTGATGAATGCTGCTGTGATTAACATGCTCAAAGATCTGGGTGTTGAGGATGAAAATATCCTGCTTGATGATTTTGGTGGTTAA